Within Vigna unguiculata cultivar IT97K-499-35 chromosome 2, ASM411807v1, whole genome shotgun sequence, the genomic segment TCACTCATGTTACCAATTAGCCGAcccataattatttaattaacattaCCTGAGGTCCTAATTACATATTTCACTTGAATATGGTCTTTGTCATTTCAACAAgcaattttatttagtttaatacATATCTCCCAATTATCTCATACTCATacataattcatttaatttcaTGTACCTAAGTTTCCTTCATGTAAAACTGCTTCCTTACATTTTGTGTTCAGTTACTAAGATTCCCCATGAATTTCCAAGATAACCCTCCCCACAACACAACACGACGACAAAGATAAACCACCTGGCTGCTTGCGTCTGTTGTCTCGCCTGGCAGAAGGgtatgtgccgccaggcggtgtgtGAAAATCTGGGTTCTGCCAGATTGCTCTCGCACTAGTCATGACCCAGACATCCCAATTATAGCACATACCATCATATTGGCATACATTCTAGTGCACACATCATACAAAGAACATACTGTATTCATATGAACACTATTTATATACCACATTACATCCATACATTATCAATTCAATACTTATTCATCACCAACCCTCGCATGATCCTAAATCCCCAAAATGATTCACGAATTCATCAACACATCAGGCATACATTAAATCTTCATCTCATAAACACATAAGCATATAAACAATCTTGTGATTCTAAGGAAGTACCAAAAATTCAAGCAACACAATTCTCAGAACACAATCAACACGGGGACAACTGGCTAGCCAGTTCGCGTCGCCTGGTGGTCACGCACTGCCGCTAGGAGGTTCATAGGGCAACACCCAGAAATGGTTTCTATGACATGCGTCGCCTAGTGGATCATTCAACGCCgctaggcagtttctggaaatttcaaGAAACTTGACGAAATTAAGATAAATTGACATGCTCTGTATCTCCAAGACTCAAATACATTACGAAAACATGTAAtcacaaataaattaaagtaagcaattcccctaacctggaatccTTACTTAAAATTTGGACAATTGAGTGTTCCCAATTGCTCGCCAATGCCCTTCTTCAAGCTATCTCCCAATTCAGCCTCTAGCTTGCCTCAACCTCACAACACACTCTCCAATTTCGTTATGTATCTCTTCTCTAACTACAGAATAACTCCAGCTCTCAATTCACCCTCCTCTCACTCCTAATTTGCCTCTTTAATTGTACTTTAATTAGAGTTAATTTGGCTAAAACGAAAATGGTTAATTGTTAAAGGTAATTGCCATTCAATGAATCATAATGGACTATTTTTCAGCTTTGTGTGGCTGCTCCTTCAGCTAGGGTTTCCCTTgccccttcacattcatgccaaaaactaaaattagcaaaaagaaagtttattttGTCCAAGCCAAGGTTTTAACCCGTCACTATAACACCCCTCCAACTGAGAGCATGTCAGGTATGtagcccaatacaccccaacccctcaccccgGGATTCCCTCATCGcaggtgggttgttgccagtgggtatcgaacccccaacctgacctttaacaccctcTGCGCAACTGGTACCTGCGATGAGGGAATCCcggggtgaggggttggggtgtattgggctgcagacctgACATGCTCTCAGTTGACGGGGTGTTGTAGTCACCACACAATTGCAattcaagtgcacaaccaattcaaccaagtcatctttcatgataacattcatacataaaaaattatatcctTACTTATCACACCCAAGCACATCTTAAAaagatactaaaaaaattaaataacacattaaTGGCATACCgaggacttgaacctaagtcctttctcacaatcaaagtactctcaaccatttgaactagtacttttccacatcatgaaGGTTagcatttaatgtcataaaggcttctcctacccacatttattaaataattatttatttaattatttaaatttagtgggtcttacattccccccaccGTATAAAATTTTTGTCCTCGAAAATTAGAGCTTACTAGTAAATAGATGCGGGTAAGACTGTCTTATTAggtcctccatctcccaagtcattTCTTGTGTGGCTTCATCCCAAATGACCTTCACTGTCCTTATCTCCTTCCCTCTCAGTTGCTTAACATGTGAGTCCAAAATTCGCATCGGGCCCGCCTCCATAGTCAGATCCTCCCGAACCTGGATATCGTCAGCTTCCAATACATGTGAAGGATATGCAATGTACTTCCTCAATTGTGACACGTGGAAGACATTATGCAAATTTTCCAGATGAGGTGGTAATGCTATCTCATACGCCATTGGGCCTATCCTGCGAGTGATCTGATACGGCCCAATAAATCTGAGGGTCATCTTTCTTGACTTGAGAACCCTTCCAACACCTGTGGTTGGAGTCACCCTGAGAAACACATGGTCTCCAGCCTCAAACTCTAGCGATCCTCTTCTCCTATCAGCATAAGACTTCTGCCGGCTTTGTGTAGCTCGCATTCGATCCTAAATCAGCTTCACCTTATTAGTGGTCATCTGTAAAAACTCTGGACCGAGCACCACAGATTCACCATCCTGATTCCATCACAATGGAGTCCTGCACCTCCTCCCATACAGGGCCTCATAAGGTGCCATCCTGATACTAGAGTGGTAACTGTTGTTATACGTAAACTCCATTAAAGGGAGCACCTCACTCCAACTGCCCAAATGATCTAGCACACACGCTCGCAACAagtcctccaaggactgaatAGTCCTCTTTGACTGTCCATCAGTCTGAGGATGGTATGTTGAACTCATCCTTAGTTGTGTACCCAGTGCTGCTTGCAATGACTACGAAAATCTGGACGTGAACCTCGGGTCCCGATCAGATACTATATTGGTTGGCACTCCGTGCAACCTAACCACCTCCCTCACATATAACTCTGCCAGTTTATCCATTGACAACTTCTGGTCTATCGACATGAAATCAGCACATTTAGTCAATCGTTCTATAATTACGCAGATCGCATCATAACCCCTAGTAGACTTCGGCATGTGAGTTATGAAATCAATCGCTATGTTGTCCTACTTCCATTGGGGAATCTCTAAGGGTTCCAACGTACCTCCCAGCCTCTGGTGCTCTATCTTTGCCTTTTGACACACCAGACATGATGCTACAAAATCATCCACATCTGTTTTCATAcctgatgagtccatcttcaagagtaaggaagccaaggagaagTCATGCGGAATTGATGaggcttccatggagaaggatgaaggtgtgGAAGCTAGAAGATGGGAGGAGAAATGATGCGGCAATGGTGTTTGGAaaagctctcaagtgaggttgggccaacactcaaggaagggggctaaaggaaaccaagaaggagaactctagcctaagttgattcacaaaaagagaggagtctggagtcatctcaacagaatttctctactatattcatgaatgaaaatacaagggtcctaagctctctatttataggctaaaatgagaccaaggagtctccaaaaagtggagggaaaaaggagtctagaaagttgaattttggagccaaaaaggagcatgtgggaggtgggACTTGTcgcctaagcaagtcacacttgtcttgccatgggaagctaattctcatccttggagagcaagtttgagaagcttctaggcttttctatagtagacacactactcttggcccatttggcccaattcccctttttggtccaaaattacttctaaagcccaatttcctctaaggcccaatacatggcccaaagaaaaccctattctactgggcccaaaatacaaagcccaaaataaaatcctaatctagtatttacaagcaaagtgtcctaggctaggtcttcacatcttccttggcccatgtgaagttcatcttgggccttgcatgtgcatttaaggcccattcctcttgtattctcctagccataaaaaaaatcaagacaaTTAAAGATAGCACAAAAGAATGGCCCAATAAAAGTATAAGGcccaaaatgattatttatttaatgacaaagaaaaactaaatgggcCAGACCATTGGCCCAAGCTGAAAAGTCCtgtagggtgatattcatcaatACCCGTCCACCAGAACGTCGCTTTCAAgtctttatacatcttagtcatacctggatgtatgctaagaagactcttatgcccttcatccaagagcatCTTCCTCAATACCCTACTCCCGGGTACACATACCTTTTCTCTAAACCGCAGGATGTTGTCTTTACCCATCCTGAAATCTGTCCTCTTCTCGATACCCAACTCACTAATAATTTGCTGCAACTCCTGATCCTTACCTTGTTCCACCTGAACCTCATCCAAAAACTCATTAGTGATTCGCAACATATTGCACCGTATAactaaagaaaacaaacaaaagaaacacaaaCTCTATCAAATGTATATgcgttaaaaaaattaaaataaaatcaaaacaaacaaaatgaatgaattaggaaataaataaaattcagaataaaaaaatactaatcgTATTTCATGGCAATGACACCAAATTTGATAATGTTGTCGTTGATGCAATCAAactaatactactaaactatagcaactgcAGTATTGCCAAGTTGGTAGTGAACAAACTAGATAGGGATAAACTAACCCTAAGTTGTATCCCAACGAATACagtattttcaaatatttgattcttataaaaagCTAAGCTAATGCAATTAAAACCATTTGAATGATATGCAAAACTATTGAGAAGAATTTGAGAATAAATGAAACAGTAGATTAATAAAAGTCCTTAAAACAATTACAATAAAACAAGCTAATTCCACTACTTTCCAAATCAGTTATCTAAaggttattgttaaattaattattgttaatttacaaatcaatcaatgtaaagtctcaattcatttgttcgtattctcatttttaatcaaagtacagtctcaattaaaaatgagaacttttagattatccaaaGTAAATTCAACAAAAGTATAGTTTCAATTCAACTAGTATTTGACCTGTGTGTATGCACAggtcttttgttttgtttttgttttttttaattatgttaaaaaaataattaagttttattatatttgaaaaaaattcattatgtaatgttataattatatttgattataaatataacatttaagtttagaattatataatataaaaattttaaattttaaatttagtgtatatatatatatatatatctttataataataataataataatttaactataaatatatagtattattttaatatcgatttcttaaatttaatgtaTTAGATCATACAAACCTTAATAATAACATGAAATGTGTGTACAGGAATTATAGTTGAACTAAAATATAGACATATATGCGTTAGAGATCCcgtataaaacaataataagaataataagaataaaaagaataattttattatttttattactattacgaataataataatccaaaataataacaatcataataataataataatactaaatatttattaatattaataaaataacagtaatatttatttaaataataatagtagtagaaTAGTATAGGTATATTGTTGTCATGAATTCCATACACAatgttcaaaataataataataataataataataataataataataataataataataataatgaaaataataatagtaataataataataataaatagttgttaatactaatcatattaataataataatagtaatatattattagttaggtgtagtaaaacaatattgttgtataattgaaatttataattaaacatttgagttatatattaaattaacaaaaaatatgtatatatggatcattgttaaaataaaacgtAGACATACTATGCATTATGGATCCCGACAAAACAAAACTACAAGACAAAATTTGTGTTAAATTTGGTTAAACATAAACATAGATATAAAAGCTTaaaccaatatttaaaataaattagctataattaaaatgcaaatttaaacataaattattgtAATCAAAGGTCATATATACACACGGTGTGACATATAAAACAGTTAGAATAACATGACATGCATATATACGATTATtgctaaaataaaatgtaaacatattATGCATTATGAAtctagtaaaaaaataataataataaaaataataatgataataataataataataaacattattaataataatcatattaataaaattaatagtagTAATATATAGTATTAGTCATGTGAAGTAAAACGagattaatgttaaaatttgttaatagaaATATACGTATAAAAacttaaatcaatatttaaaattaattggtcacatggaaccaaaataaaactatatatatatatataaaagatttagaTAAAAGATTTAGAATAACATGGAATGTGTgtatgtaacgtcccatttaattattaagcgaaattaaaggaaaacgtcacacaatataagtACTGTAGCGTAGTCCTGGGGGCCTTAACGCAACCCCGACAAAATTCGGGTACACCATGATGCCAAGGAAAgctgaatacgaatacaacgtagaatgtagcgtagaaatacggaaagagatacatgggccatagccctaaataaaacacaagaaaaactccagcccagatggctaagcagcggaatcaccattcgcttgttgaccatgagaacctcgcccaactgctcccatcaaccaagttgatgatcatcgcaaggaaaaacggccacatacaacacaaacatgtaacgaaacgggtaagctagagccaacacatactcatcatacagtcaaatatattttcatcatctcacatccatataacaaccaaacatgttatgactcttcattcaatacactacgactcgactcgactcatccggatacgtataacttggtcggattcagcggacgctcgcacttgtggtgaatacccctgctcgactctgagctgctcatctccgagctatgtgttacaagtgttacgatgaatcaaatctctctcaccacaaggttagcccttaatgaatttcaggcctcctgctactctcaccccaggagtcagtctgctctaagtgagactaactggccccttagagtgtcaggatgcagtccttaccttgaatccttacctagttatacagatggggcaccaccatgggcacccactaacaggggccatggaattacgtcccgaccactgaagcgcgaccccagaggtctcacctagagaccccaaggaattacacgctgacacggaccaacattcataaaacaaCATTAGGAGAACATCAAAAGCATGTTTACAATTCCATACTCATCCATGAGAtttattcctcatacgcatcacatcttgaatccatacctctgatcatcaccgtcccatgagtctagggtctcatctcatgtcaataccatgttcttttaatttcaaaccacacatccatttcacatgctaagtctcataccaacccattcatccacaattcatgaatcatgccaaaaatatacttcatgctcCATTATATGCATGTccatcatcacacaatcatactcaaccaagaTAAATTCCTTGGGATCCATCAAACATCCAAatcacagcactgtctcgcccagcacctcgctcaggctgaggggtctcgctcaggcgagacgtgctcgctcaggcgagcctccccctcgcctaggcgagagcgccAAAAACTAGGGCatgggcaacacgggatctcgcttaagcgagatccctctcgcttgcgcgagttgcctgctcgctcaaaaattgagcgagccgcccgggcgacttttcgcgcaaaaaacttaggcgagctccctgtttcatctcgcctaggcgagatggactcgcttgggcgagattgacaggtctcgccactgttcttcactgcgaCAGCCATGAAAACGAACCAAACCAGCATACAAAGCATTCTCATACCCCAAATCGAAGAGTTAAATCATACAAGCAGAAATCAACACTATTACAGACCAAAACCACTGGAAAACATGaactctaacttcccgtacctgggatTCAAGCTAGCAAACGCTCCGACCCGCACAGCGAAGGTAGAACTGTCCCTAGGGCGGTTAGCAGCTGAACTGAACGgcagaacaaaagaaaagagcGGGTTATTACCAAACACTAACATTACAGAGAACACAAACCATGAAAGGAAGGAGCATGGGCTGAGGAGTGACTTACGTGAACAGGGACTGAGTTCGAGCTCGAAGGAAGGGGACTTTagggcaaaccctagcagagcttttcgTGAGAGCAAGGGGGAAGGGTTGACGGCTGCTGCGTTTCTATGAGAGTGAAAGTGAGAGTGGGATTAGGGCAGACCTTAGGACCTTAtacgttgggccggccttaggcccactaactttagggcagaaaagttaacatattttaaatgggCCTTACAGTGTACACGGGTTATAGCTAAAATAAGATGTTGACATATTATACGTTATGAATCACATACAAgtcaacaataacaataatattagtactaagaataatataattcaaaataataaaaataataaaaataataatgaataatagtactattaaatatttattaatactaataatattgataataatattaatttaaataataataataatagttgtaGAATAGTGTAGACTTATGGATCAGAGATCTCAtatgcaataataataataataataataataataataataataataataataataataataataataataataataataatattaataacaataaatacttattaatactaatcatattaatattaataataataatatattaatatagtaaaacaatattattatataattaaaatttgaagttatatattatattaaaataaaatatttatacacgtattattgttaaaataagaCGTAATTATATTGAGCATTATGAATTccgtaaataaaaaaaagaaaatacaaaacaaaatttatgttaaactTCGTTAAGAGATGCATAAATATAAAAcggaaataataataataataataataataataataaaataatagtagtATTACAACTAATAGTattatcaattaataattaaaaaacaatgtttgaacaaaatataaatatttatcagaataataataaaaataattttaaaattaataattaattaaacaagttaaaaaagaatataaatggcgattaaataatattaataattaataatacatgtattttaatgataataataaaaattatatttcacaaaatataattcaacaaattgtttttggacataattaaaagaatccaaaatatttaaagaaataaaaaaataggaaagTATGAACTCAAAATctctattcataattaaaaaaattaaaaataatcaaatcaactaattgataaaaaaaatttacaaattaaatatgtaattattaattgaaaatgtataaatttaaaagaaataatccatccatagttaaaaaaataaaaacaattaatggtATTAATGTGtcaattaatgataaaaagttAGAAACAGATCATAACGAAGTTGAGATAATGTTTTGTCTTCTCTTGACCTGGATGAAAGAGATATCTTGTGATAATCTATAAAGGTTATACAATTTGTAAGAGCTCTCATATATTACTTCTTCCAGATTATTTAGACAGGAGCTTCTTACActtatttgtataacattttatccaaataaattcaatataagtaaagaaaacataacatGAATATGAGGCAATGTTtaactttcttcatctttcgaaGGGATTGGTACTGAATtcaaggaagaagaaaaacaatttaatacataattcagggattgtatatttattttatccctAAGCAAAGCATATATTCCAAAATGCAATTAAGAAACATCataatgaagaaaattttaTCAGAAAAGGGTCTGACAAACTTGCAAATAGCATCCAAACATAACATTTAACAATTTATGGTTCTATATCcaacacaattaaaatataggCAAAGGACTTCCAAATAAAGTCATCCAATTTTGATCACATCTTGTAAGAATGGCACAAGTTTTGGCTAATTTAGCAAACAAACCTACGTATAaggaaaaatgagaaataaataCTATATCATCTCAGTTACAACTTCAGCTTTCCACCATTAATCTGACATGGAACTATTGGGACCAATGTAAGAGTAAAAATATGCTCCTCTCCATAGTAGACATAAGAGATAGAACCAAATCTTTGCCCTCAGCACATCCATCCTTGATCTGCATGATGCATATTAAAATCAGTATAAGAAGGAGCAAGTTGTGAAAGTTTAATATATGATCAACATCATTCCAGTTTCCTCACTTTGTAAGGACACATAATGACATCATCAAATGTTCATTCTTCATAACCTTATTTTGACAATTTAGTGCAAATTTCAACATAAATAGTAGAATATAAATCAAACAATCTAACCTGCATAAGCAAATTTTCATTGGTTAGAATCTAACCTCCTTATTAACCTATTGTATAACTATATTAACCACATCATATCATGAGAGAAtgtgaaaaatgaaaccaaaaaGACCATACAAGGATATCATGAGAGGATCTGAAAAATGAAACTGAAAGACCATACAAGGATATGACAAAGATGAATTTTCAATCATATATACGTTTATTCACTATAGTTGGGGGAAACTTGAAAATCTTGTAGAAAACCAATCTGCTaaccatttttattaaattaggaGAGTAAAAGTTGCAGAAACAAATACCaatcaactttaatttttaagtatgaTTTAGAAGCAATTATTTATGCACTACTTTCtaataactaaagataaaaaaaattataagagcTTCAACAAACTTGCCAATAATTACAATTTCAAGGTTTTATCATATGTTATATCTTGCAAGAAAAAGCCAAATGTTGGCAGCAAAGTTCTGTAGATGCTCTTATGCATTATTCTTCGATGGTGTGAAATAACATGCAACTCTCatgacagaaaaagaaaaatgagtaTCCTAAACTatagaaatgtaaataaatacctcatttattCCACCAATATATGAAAGGTCCTGAAACTCTTTAAATAACCTAAAagtgaaaaatgttattttttttataaagtggAAAGGACAATCATACATAATTGTGATGAACTTGATAATATCTTGTTTCTCCAATTCTTCCGATAACTACATGAccattttaattgtattaatcaaaattgatgaaaaactACATAATATATTCCATTTTCTCAAATATTTCACCCTAAGCTTAACTTGTACATCCTAGTACTTTCAAATGCAACTCCATTCCTCCTTTATGTCACTTAAACTCCAAAACTCATTGTCCAAAAGTTTATGAAAGTGTTTTTACAACAATCTCTCGCCTTGTTGGAAAAAATCCCTAaactaacaataaaataaaaaaatatttagtactCTAATTAATACTTTCTTGTTAATgcatataaatttagttttttcaagTTACCTTATAAATGGGTCATGGCAAACCATTATTTTGGGATTCGTCTTTTGGCTTTGTTGATGACTAGAAACAGCCCTCTCTGCAACCACATTTAAAATCACAATGTAGTGCTAACAACCCTATCTCTACTTACCTCACACCATGATTATTCCAATCTTTATAATACGAAGGCCCTGCACCATTGCAACTACTATCTAAAACCAAAGTGCTCTTGGACCTGTAAAATAGATAGAGTTTGTTTTGTTAGTTTTACAATACATGCATTAAAGTATAGCAATTTTCACatgaacaattttattattaaagtgtCATTTTCAATAGTTTTTGAATTCTAACTATTGCAACTTTCAAGCTGAACCTTCTAA encodes:
- the LOC114174476 gene encoding uncharacterized protein LOC114174476 — translated: MRATQSRQKSYADRRRGSLEFEAGDHVFLRVTPTTGVGRVLKSRKMTLRFIGPYQITRRIGPMAYEIALPPHLENLHNVFHVSQLRKYIAYPSHVLEADDIQVREDLTMEAGPMRILDSHVKQLRGKEIRTVKVIWDEATQEMTWEMEDLIRQSYPHLFTSKL
- the LOC114174477 gene encoding uncharacterized protein LOC114174477, encoding MLRITNEFLDEVQVEQGKDQELQQIISELGIEKRTDFRMGKDNILRFREKMDSSGMKTDVDDFVASCLVCQKAKIEHQRLGDQKLSMDKLAELYVREVVRLHGVPTNIVSDRDPRFTSRFS